Sequence from the Streptomyces peucetius genome:
CGTACGAGCCCTGGAGCGCCGTCTTGTCCGCTGACACCACTTCCGATGCACTGATCCGGTTCGACAACGTCACCAAGAGATTCGGCGACAACACGGTCCTGGACAATCTGTGCTTCTCGGTCCGCCCGGGCAAGCACGTCACCCTGATCGGCCCGTCCGGTTCGGGCAAGACCACGATCCTGCGCCTGCTGATGACGCTGGAGCGCCCCGACGAGGGCACGATCACGGTGAACGGGAACAAGCTGTTCCCGGCCGACGAGAAGGAGCGCCGCGAGGCGCGCAAGCAGATCGGCATGGTCTTCCAGCAGTTCAACCTCTTCCCCAACATGACCGTGCTGCGCAACCTCACCGAGGCTCCGGTCCGGGTGCTCGGCATGTCCAAGGACGAGGCGGAGGCGCGCGCCAAGGATCTTCTGGAGATGGTGGGGCTGGCCGACCGGGTCGATGCGAAGCCCACGCAGCTCTCCGGTGGTCAGCAGCAGCGGGTGGCGATCGCCCGGGCGCTGGCCATGCGGCCGCAGGTGCTGCTGCTGGACGAGGTGACCTCGGCGCTCGACCCCGAGCTGGTCGCCGGGGTGCTGGATCTGCTGCGTGACATCGCCCGCACCACGGACATCACCATGCTCTGTGTGACCCATGAGATGAATTTCGCCCGGGACATCTCGGACGACGTGCTCATGTTCGACGCCGGGAAGGTCATCGAGTCCGGTCCGCCGGAGAAAATCTTCTCCGATCCGGAGCACGAGCGTACTCGCGAGTTCCTCGGCGCGGTGCTCTGACCTCTCGCTCCCTCGGCAAAGAATTCCCCTGGCATATGCCAATGTGAAGCGCCCCAGCATATGGCGCTGGGGCGCCTCATCATTTGCGCCAACAGCCGCCCCTCAAGCGGCCCTTGGCCGCTATCGTGGTACGGAAGCTTGCGGTAACAACCTGCTGGGGGGAAACCGTGGCGCTGAAGCCCGAGCCGACCGCGCCGTTCCATTCGGTGCAATACGTCTTGCGTGTCCTCGAGACGATCTCCAAGCACGGTGGCGGAGTCACCGATGCCCAGATCGCCCGGGAGACCGGTCTGCCGACCGGCCATCTCGCCCCCATGCTGGCCATGCTCCGCCGCGAGGGATATGTGGAGCAGGTCGCCGACGGCGCCTATGTGATCGGTGACTCACTGGTCCTGCTCGGCTCGGGCGCCACCCGCAAGGAGGCGCTGGCGGCCAAGCTCCAGGAGACCCTGACCGAGTTGCGCGACTCCGTCGGCGCCGCCGTCTACATCAGCCGTTACATCGACGGCGAGGTCAAGATCACCCAGTTCGCCGACGGCCCGCGCACGCCCAAGGTCAACGAGTGGGTCGACTTCCGCTCCGCGGCCCACGCGAGCGCGGTCGGCAAGTGCCTGCTGACCCAGCTCGACGTCAACGGGCGCCGCGACCACCTCTCCCGTCACCGGATCGCCCGCCTGACGTCACGCACGATCACCAGTGAGCGACTGCTCTTCTCCAAGCTGGACAGCCAGCCGCCCACGGTCCCCGTCCTGGATCTCCAGGAGTACGCGGTGGGCACGGTCTGCGCCGCCGTGCCGCTGACGGCCGGCTCCGCGGTGGGCTGCCTGGCACTGTCGCTCCCGATCGAGCATGCGCACCGGCTGCGCTCGGCCGCCGACGCCCTGAACCGCCGCGCGGCTCCGGTGGTGCTCTCGCTGGCGATCTAGGGGCCGGCCCCTGCCCGCCCGCACCTGGTCCGGAGCACCCGTCCGGACCCGGTACTATTGATGCGTCGGCCGCCGAGCGGCAGACGAAAGAGGCGCCGCTAGCTCAGTTGGTTAGAGCAGCTGACTCTTAATCAGCGGGTCCGGGGTTCGAGTCCCTGGCGGCGCACACCTCACCTCGTGGGCTCTCCGGTCGACCGGAGAGCCCACGAGGTTTTTGGGCATGGTTCGGACGCGACGGCCCCCGGCGGAGGGGGTCGCCACGTCCATGACAGGCAACTGTCAGAACTGAACGTCGGAGCAGGCGTAGAACGCGTTCGCCGTGTCGTGCACCGTCCACACCGCCAGGATCAGATGGCGGCCCGACCGCTGGGGAAGGTTGCCGGAGTGGGACAGCGTGGCCGGCGGCTGCTGACCGCCGTACGGGACGGTGAGGAAGGGCTGCGACTCCAGTGCCGCCCTGGTCAGCGGTTCGCTGGGGTTCCAGCCGGGCTTGGTGATGAAGTACTTGAAGTCGGTGGTGCGGTGCCTGGCCGTGAACTGCCACCGGAAGGTGTAGTTCTGGCCCGAGCCGACCTTGGTCGCGGGCCATGCCCCACCACGCGGGTTGTCGAGCTGTGCGAACTGGCCGTTGCCGCCGGAGCAGATCTGGCCGTCGGCGGGGCCGGCAGCCGGGAAGCCCTTCGGGCCCTCGACACTCTGCGGCTCCCACTGGATCTGACCGCAGTTGCTCACCGTCTTGTTGGCGCAGAGCTTCTGGCGGCTGATCGGTGAGTCCGTGTAGCCGTGGCTGCTCGCGCTGCCGGTGGCGAGCAGGGTCGCACCTGTCACGGCGAGGCCGACCACGGCCGCGCCTATCTTCTTTCGCATGCTTGGCTCCTGGTAGAACGTGGGGGAGTTCCGAGGCACTTGCTGCACGCGTGCGGTACTGACTGTTCCGGTCTAGACCAAGTTCCAATGTATTGACGCCGGTTGACGTTGTCCAGACCAATCACGGAGCCTCAACGGCACCCGCCCGACCCGTGTAGAAGGCAACGGTCAGGTCCTTCACCAGCGCCTTGCGCTCGTAGTCGTCCAGCTCGACCAGGCCGCGCTCGGTCAGCCTGCCGACCGTGTCGTCGACCGCGTCCACCACCGACGTCAGCACGATCTCCCGGTGCTTGGCGTCGATCGCCGCGACCCGCCGGCGCTGCATGGCGGCCGCCACCTCGGGCGCGTACTCGATCCCCACCGGCTGCGCGGAGAAGACCTCGATGCCGACGGCGGCGCACTCGGCCGCCAGCAGCCGCGTCAGCCGGTCCCCGACCGCCTCCGCGTCGCGCAGGGTCGGCGCGTCCGGAAGGAAGGCGTCGGCAGGCAGCTGCGAGAGGACACGCGCGGTGGCCGCCTCCACCTGCTCACCCAGGTACGCCTCGTGGTCCGCGACGCCGAGCGCCGCGCGCACCGTGTCCTTGACCCGCCACACCACCAGCACCACCGCGCGCAGCGGCGTGCCCTCGGCGTCGACCACGGCCATCGGCCCGCTGCGCCAGTGCCGCACCCGTACGTCGATCCGCCGGCGCAGCACCAGCGGGCTCACCCACACCAGCCCCGTACGCCGGACGCTGCCGCGGTAGTCGCCGCATAGCGTGAGCACCCATGCCCGGCCGGTCAGACCACGGCCGAGCCCGCCGAGCGAGAACAGGGCGAGGATCACCCCGAGGGTGAGCAGGCACCACAGCCAGATCCCGATGCCGTGGTACGGCGGCGGAGTCAGCCCGAACATCCCCGCGAACGCGTCGGGCACCGCCCCGGTCCCCCAGATCACCGCGCCGATCCCGGCGAGCGAGCAGCCGCCCGCGACGAGCGCGGTCCAGCCGGGCAGTACGGGCGCGGGGCGCTCGGTGAGCTCGGGGTCGGGCGACGCCGGGCGGGTCCGGGCGGCCGGCTGCCCGGCGCCGGTGCCGTCGGGGTCCTGGGGAGCGGGTCTGCCGGGGTGCGGCTTCCCGGTGGCGGGCGGTTCGGGCTCCCGCACCTTCGGCTGCTCCCCCGTGCCCTGGCGCCGGGCCACGACGGCGGGCCGCAGGGCGTGCGGGCCGTTGTCGTCCCGGAACAGCAGGTGGACCGGGATCTCGGTCGTCGTCTCGCTGGCGATGACGAAGTTGCGCCGCGGGCTCTCGGACGGCACCGTGCCCTCCGGCTCCGACGTCGTGGTGTTCATGCCTGCCGCCTTAGCTGGTCGCTCTGTTCTGTCGTCGTGCGTGTTCGGGTCCGGTCCCCAGGGCCGGACCGCGGGGGTCCACCGGGCGGCCCCCGCGGCTCTCGGAGCCCGCGGCCTGCCCGGGACCTGCCTAGGAGAAGAGGCGCCTCCAGGTCTCCGGCCCCGGATAGCCGTCGGCCGCCGCACCCCGCCAGCCCTGGGCGCGCTGGAACGCCTGGACGCCCAGCCGGTCCGCCTCGCGCCAGAGCGGGCCCGGCCCCTGCGTGTAGTGCTTGCCGTAACCGCGCTCGACCAGCCGCTCGCCGAGCTGGGTGACGTACGCGTTCGACCGCCCGGGCCGGAAGTGCTCGCGTCCGGGGAAGGCGGGCGCCCGGGTGCTGGGCGCCTGCGGGGCCAGGGGCTGCGCGGCGGGGATGTTCCTGCCCTGCTTGTTCACCAGCAGCCGCCAGGTGTGGGGTCCGGGCAGGCCGTCCGCCTCCTTGCCGCGCCAGCCCTGGGCCCGCTGGAAGGCCTCGGTGGCACGGCGGTCGGCGTCGGTCCACTGCGGGCCGGGGCCCTGCCGGTAGAAGCGTTTACCGCCGCGCGCCACCAGCATCTCGCGGAGGCGGGTCGCGGATGCGTTGTTCGTCCCCGGGCCGAAGTCGGCCGTCCCCGGGAACGGGACGGCCTCGCTCTCACCGCCGCCGGTGCCGGTGCGGCCGCCGGTGCCGGTGCCGTTGCCGGTGACGAGGCCCTTGTAGCGGTAGGCGACGTAGGAGGCGGAGTGGTTCCAGTAGGCCATGGGCGTGGCCTGCCTGCGGGTGTGGGGCTTGGTCTGCTCGTAGGCCGTGTAATAGGTGTGCGTGTAGTCGGTCCAGCCGCCGAAGATGGTGACGTGCGAGCCGCCCGTCGGGTCGGCGGGGTTGTGGAAGAGCAGGATGTCGCCGGCCTGCAGGTCCTCGCGCATGATCCGGTCGCCGAACTGCGCGAGGCTTCCGGTCCACTCGTTCTTCGCCAGATTCCAGGCCATCGACACATAGCCCGAGCAGTCCTGGCGGTAACCGTCGGACCAGTACTTCGTCATGCTGTACGGCACCTTGGCGTTCACCCACCTCTTGGCCCGGTTGATGATCTCCGCCCGGGTGACGGCGCGCAGCGGCGCCTCGGCGGTGGCGGGCATGTCGGCGGATCCGTGCAGGGGTGCGGTGCCGCCCTGCTCGGTGGGCGGCGGCCCCGGCTCCACTGCCGTGCCGCCGGTCCGGGGGGAGGCGGGAGCGGCGCCCACGGCGGCGGCACTCGTCACCGTGGCCCCGAGGGCCACACCGGCGGCGGTGACCACGGCCAGTGCCTTGCGGCAGCCGTGGGCGGCGGGGTGCTCTCCGGCGGCGAGCGCGCGGCGCCGGTGTGCACAGCCGGCGCAGCCGCAGTCGGGGGCGGGCTCGAACTCCTCGAAGACCGGTACGGCAGCCATGCGCGACTCCTCCGCACTCAGCAAGATCTTCTGACGATGTTTCACGGGCGCCAGTGTTCCAGCGGGGTGGACATAACGCATTTTGACGGATCAAAGGGTAAAAACGATGATCCGACCGACTGTGGCGCGTCACCGGCGACGGCGCAGCCACGGACCGGCACGGCCCGGCCACGGACCGGCGCGGCAGCACGGTGCACGAGCACTCCCGGCCGTCCGGTAGAGTTCTCCGGGTCAGCAGGCGCCGCTAGCTCAGTTGGTTAGAGCAGCTGACTCTTAATCAGCGGGTCCGGGGTTCGAGTCCCTGGCGGCGCACGCGCAGCCGAGGCCCCCTCACCACAGGTGAGGGGGCCTCGGTCGTTCGCTCCGCGGTCACGCCTCGGACGCGGCCGTGGCGGGCCGATCGCTCTCGGCCACGCCGGCGGACTGCTCGCGATCTTCCTGATCAGCTCGGCGTTCCGCGTCCCGCCCTTCTCGCGCAGAGAGGGTGCCCGACGGCCCTCCTCCCGCACTGTCCCGCCAGGTCACGATCAGGGCCAGAACCCCGAGTGCGATCAGCCCTGGCGCGCCGGACACGGGATAGAGGATCTGGAGCGGCACACCGATGGCGAGCAGATACCAGCCCAGCTGCGCCGGGAGCCTGCCGGTGTCACGGACGATCCGCCCGCGCTGGAGCACCTGATCGCCGAGCTGGCCCGGCCCGGCGGGCACCAGGCGAAGCCGGAGTAGATCCGCAGCGGGCAAAGCTCACGGACGCCCGGACCCCGCGTCGGGCTGCCGGCTCACCAGCGGCCCGCAGCCGGCGGTCAGGCCGCCGAGACGCCCGTCAGATACGCGTAGACGACGACGTTCGCCGTGTACGTGCCGCTCGCCCGGTCGAAGGTGCCGCCGCAGGTGATGAGCCGCAGTTCGGCGCGGCCCGCCTGGCGGGGGCCGTAGACCTCCTGCGCGTCGAACCGGTCCCGGGCGAAGACCCGGACGTCGTCGACGGTGAACTCGGCGACCGAGCCGTCCGCCCGGCCCACGTCGATGCGCTCGCCCGGCCGTGCGGCGCTCAGCCCGTAGAACACCGCCGGTTCCGCCTCGGTGTCGACGTGCCCGACGAGCAGCGCGGCGCCGGGCTCCCCGGGCTCGGTGCCGTGGCCGTACCAGCCGACGGTCCCCGGCTTCTCCAGCGGGGGCGGGTCCACCGCTCCGGCCGCGTCCAGGCCGCGCGGGACGACGGGCGCGGCGATGCCGAGGGCGGGAACGGACACGCTGCGCGGCTCCGCGGCGGCGTCCAGCGGCCGGTGCGCGGGCGGCAGCGGGATACCGGGCGGCCGGCCCACCGCGGCGATGTCGCCGGTGGTCGGCGCGGAGGAACTGCCGCCGTGGGCGCCGGGCGCCTCGTTCCCCCACAGCCACAGCATCAGGACCAGCACCGCCCAGACCGTTCCGGTCAGCAGCCGGCCATTGCCGGGGCCCGGAGCGGGGGCGGCGGGGGCGTCGGCGCCGGGCATGTCAGTCGGTGCCCGTACGGCGCCGGCGGCGGGAGCTGCGTACGGCCACGGCGATCGCGGCCACACCGGCGAGGACCAGGCCGGTGACGGTCTGCGAGGTGCTCGGCCCGGTCTCGTCGGCGTCGACGGTGGAGACCGGCGCCGCCAGCACGGCGGTACCGCCGCCGCCCGCCTGTACGGGGGCCACGGGTGACGCGTGGGTCTGCGGCGCTGACGGGTGCGGCTCCGGCGGATGCGGCGCGCCCGGCTCGTCGTGCCGGGAGGTCTTCGTGGGTGCCGGATCCGGCTGGTGGGGCCTCGAGTGGTGGCGGGTGACGTCGACGCTGCCCGCTCCGCGGTGCTCGCGCATGTCGCACCGCACCGTGATGCCGTACGAACCCGGTTTCGCGTCGGGGCTGACCTTCGCCTTGCCGACCAGCCAGCCGTCCTCACCCTTCGCCACCAGGGCGGCCTCCTTGGCGAAGGCGTCGGACCAGGCGCCGCCGGATCTGTCCCGGCAGCCCACGACGCGGATCTCGACGACGCCGCCGGGCGCGATCGCGGCCGGGCTCACCGTGGCTTTCACGGAGCTGCCGGCGAACGCGGCGGTGGCGGGCGTCATGACGAGTACGGCGGCCACCCCTGCCGCACGGAAAGCTATGGAACCAGTACGCATCGTGAACCTCCTGATACCGCAAGAGTCACGCGCCTGGCCCGTTTCCGCATCCGCAGAGCCGGCCGCCGATTCCCGGCGCCGCCGCTGACCTGCTCAGATACGGTCGACGAGATCCGCAATCGAGTCGACCACGGTCGACGGCCGGAACGGATACCGGTCGACGTCACG
This genomic interval carries:
- the ehuA gene encoding ectoine/hydroxyectoine ABC transporter ATP-binding protein EhuA is translated as MSADTTSDALIRFDNVTKRFGDNTVLDNLCFSVRPGKHVTLIGPSGSGKTTILRLLMTLERPDEGTITVNGNKLFPADEKERREARKQIGMVFQQFNLFPNMTVLRNLTEAPVRVLGMSKDEAEARAKDLLEMVGLADRVDAKPTQLSGGQQQRVAIARALAMRPQVLLLDEVTSALDPELVAGVLDLLRDIARTTDITMLCVTHEMNFARDISDDVLMFDAGKVIESGPPEKIFSDPEHERTREFLGAVL
- a CDS encoding IclR family transcriptional regulator, whose translation is MALKPEPTAPFHSVQYVLRVLETISKHGGGVTDAQIARETGLPTGHLAPMLAMLRREGYVEQVADGAYVIGDSLVLLGSGATRKEALAAKLQETLTELRDSVGAAVYISRYIDGEVKITQFADGPRTPKVNEWVDFRSAAHASAVGKCLLTQLDVNGRRDHLSRHRIARLTSRTITSERLLFSKLDSQPPTVPVLDLQEYAVGTVCAAVPLTAGSAVGCLALSLPIEHAHRLRSAADALNRRAAPVVLSLAI
- a CDS encoding lytic polysaccharide monooxygenase, with protein sequence MRKKIGAAVVGLAVTGATLLATGSASSHGYTDSPISRQKLCANKTVSNCGQIQWEPQSVEGPKGFPAAGPADGQICSGGNGQFAQLDNPRGGAWPATKVGSGQNYTFRWQFTARHRTTDFKYFITKPGWNPSEPLTRAALESQPFLTVPYGGQQPPATLSHSGNLPQRSGRHLILAVWTVHDTANAFYACSDVQF
- a CDS encoding SPFH domain-containing protein, translated to MNTTTSEPEGTVPSESPRRNFVIASETTTEIPVHLLFRDDNGPHALRPAVVARRQGTGEQPKVREPEPPATGKPHPGRPAPQDPDGTGAGQPAARTRPASPDPELTERPAPVLPGWTALVAGGCSLAGIGAVIWGTGAVPDAFAGMFGLTPPPYHGIGIWLWCLLTLGVILALFSLGGLGRGLTGRAWVLTLCGDYRGSVRRTGLVWVSPLVLRRRIDVRVRHWRSGPMAVVDAEGTPLRAVVLVVWRVKDTVRAALGVADHEAYLGEQVEAATARVLSQLPADAFLPDAPTLRDAEAVGDRLTRLLAAECAAVGIEVFSAQPVGIEYAPEVAAAMQRRRVAAIDAKHREIVLTSVVDAVDDTVGRLTERGLVELDDYERKALVKDLTVAFYTGRAGAVEAP
- a CDS encoding peptidoglycan-binding protein gives rise to the protein MAAVPVFEEFEPAPDCGCAGCAHRRRALAAGEHPAAHGCRKALAVVTAAGVALGATVTSAAAVGAAPASPRTGGTAVEPGPPPTEQGGTAPLHGSADMPATAEAPLRAVTRAEIINRAKRWVNAKVPYSMTKYWSDGYRQDCSGYVSMAWNLAKNEWTGSLAQFGDRIMREDLQAGDILLFHNPADPTGGSHVTIFGGWTDYTHTYYTAYEQTKPHTRRQATPMAYWNHSASYVAYRYKGLVTGNGTGTGGRTGTGGGESEAVPFPGTADFGPGTNNASATRLREMLVARGGKRFYRQGPGPQWTDADRRATEAFQRAQGWRGKEADGLPGPHTWRLLVNKQGRNIPAAQPLAPQAPSTRAPAFPGREHFRPGRSNAYVTQLGERLVERGYGKHYTQGPGPLWREADRLGVQAFQRAQGWRGAAADGYPGPETWRRLFS
- a CDS encoding class F sortase produces the protein MPGADAPAAPAPGPGNGRLLTGTVWAVLVLMLWLWGNEAPGAHGGSSSAPTTGDIAAVGRPPGIPLPPAHRPLDAAAEPRSVSVPALGIAAPVVPRGLDAAGAVDPPPLEKPGTVGWYGHGTEPGEPGAALLVGHVDTEAEPAVFYGLSAARPGERIDVGRADGSVAEFTVDDVRVFARDRFDAQEVYGPRQAGRAELRLITCGGTFDRASGTYTANVVVYAYLTGVSAA